The following coding sequences lie in one Arachis ipaensis cultivar K30076 chromosome B05, Araip1.1, whole genome shotgun sequence genomic window:
- the LOC107640683 gene encoding uncharacterized protein LOC107640683: MGDEEENIARGEEELFKVKEPKRKNLLEEPTPIPFPTLAKKAEKLEDPDPNMVKNFKNVEVIVPLFQAIQQVPKYAKFLKDVCTHKDKIGELNKIPVNDSISSLIPKKCNDPDLCLVTCVIGGMEFMDCMCDLGACVSIMPLPIYEKLNLSPLKRSGARFVLADKSIVLVVGIAENVLVNIQGLLFLVDFHILETPPIDSNKPSSLLLRRPFLKTSRFKLDAYSGAYSFEADGKVVKFTLDGSKKLSLEVYSIFGCDLIEDQVVEPSKEHEEENIFKEPNSFYHTQSKHAKELEIFLIGEVPHDQ; this comes from the coding sequence ATGGGAGATGAGGAGGAAAATATTGCAAGAGGTGAGGAGGAACTATTCAAGGTCAAAGAGCCTAAGAGGAAGAACCTTCTTGAAGAGCCTACACCAATTCCTTTCCCAACATTGGCTAAAAAGGCTGAGAAGCTTGAAGACCCTGACCCCAATATGGTGAAAAATTTCAAGAATGTAGAAGTTATCGTCCCTCTTTTTCAAGCCATCCAACAAGTTCCAAAGTACGCCAAATTTCTCAAGGATGTTTGCACACATAAGGACAAGATTGGTGAGCTAAACAAAATTCCGGTAAATGATTCTATTTCTTCTCTCATTCCGAAAAAGTGTAATGATCCTGATCTATGTTTGGTAACTTGTGTGATTGGTGGGATGGAGTTCATGGATTGCATGTGCGAtttgggagcttgtgtaagcattaTGCCCCTCCCTATCTATGAGAAGTTGAACTTGTCACCATTGAAGAGGTCCGGAGCAAGATTTGTATTGGCGGATAAAAGCATTGTGCTGGTTGTAGGCATTGCGGAGAATGTTTTGGTCAACATCCAAGGGTTGCTATTTCTGGTAGATTTTCATATATTGGAAACCCCTCCAATTGATTCGAACAAGCCATCGTCTCTTCTCCTTAGGAGACCGTTTTTGAAAACATCCcgattcaagttggatgcatATTCGGGAGCTTACTCATTTGAGGCCGATGGGAAAGTAGTGAAGTTCACTTTGGATGGATCCAAGAAGCTCAGTCTAGAAGTTTACTCTATCTTTGGTTGTGACCTAATTGAAGATCAAGTGGTTGAGCCTAGCAAGGAGCatgaagaagaaaatattttcaaGGAGCCTAATTCATTTTACCACACCCAATCCAAGCatgccaaggagttggagattttCCTCATTGGGGAGGTTCCACATGATCAATGA